In Blautia sp. SC05B48, a single genomic region encodes these proteins:
- a CDS encoding glycosyltransferase family 2 protein: MKHDSLYIIMPAYNEEKNIGTVIEQWYPVVEKIGGDSRLVILNDGSKDATYKKIQNYQKKFDRLIGIDKPNEGHGGTILRGYRYAVEKDADYIFQTDSDGQTLPEEFWQFWEKRQKCGLLIGYRQKREDGLSRIFVTRILRLVLFLIFGTWVKDANTPYRLMEGKQLAKVLKRIPDGFFLSNVLMTVIYEKHHLYVEYIPITFRPRQAGKNSINMKRIIKIGRQAFADFIRLRGRI, translated from the coding sequence ATGAAACATGACAGCTTATATATCATTATGCCGGCATATAATGAAGAAAAAAATATCGGGACCGTGATCGAGCAATGGTATCCGGTAGTGGAGAAGATCGGCGGGGACAGCCGCCTGGTGATCCTGAATGACGGCAGCAAAGATGCTACCTACAAAAAAATACAGAACTATCAGAAAAAATTTGACCGTCTTATAGGAATCGATAAACCGAATGAAGGGCATGGAGGAACAATACTCAGAGGATATCGTTACGCAGTGGAAAAAGATGCTGATTATATTTTTCAGACGGATTCAGACGGGCAGACACTTCCTGAGGAATTCTGGCAGTTCTGGGAAAAACGTCAAAAGTGCGGGCTTCTTATCGGTTACCGGCAGAAGAGAGAGGATGGGCTCTCCAGGATTTTTGTGACAAGAATACTGCGGCTTGTGCTTTTTCTTATTTTTGGAACCTGGGTAAAAGATGCAAATACGCCATATCGGCTGATGGAGGGAAAACAGCTCGCCAAAGTACTGAAGCGTATCCCAGACGGATTTTTCCTTTCCAATGTGCTGATGACTGTGATCTATGAAAAACATCATCTTTATGTGGAATATATCCCCATCACATTCCGACCGAGACAGGCCGGAAAAAACTCTATCAACATGAAACGGATCATAAAGATCGGAAGACAGGCATTTGCGGACTTTATCCGTCTGCGGGGCAGGATCTGA
- a CDS encoding N-acetylmuramoyl-L-alanine amidase: protein MKKHFIELAMAVLMLVCFYILSWEAAETAGRLIDVSGNIKADQVILVDAGHGGMDSGMVGIGGLKEKGINLDIAMKLKVILEKKGLAVVMTREEDKGLYENGTKNMKAQDLQNRIEQIRKYAPVLSVSIHQNSYSDPGVKGPQVFYYETSESGKALALAIQENMNRKLSIVRPRVAKGNRTYYLLKRSPGVINIVECGFLTNPEEASLLQTEKYQCKVAEAVADGIVTYLEKQKENEKN from the coding sequence TTGAAAAAACATTTCATAGAATTGGCAATGGCAGTTCTTATGCTGGTCTGTTTTTATATTCTGTCATGGGAAGCGGCAGAAACTGCAGGCAGACTTATAGATGTATCCGGAAATATAAAAGCAGATCAGGTGATCCTGGTGGATGCCGGCCATGGCGGTATGGATTCCGGAATGGTGGGAATCGGTGGACTGAAGGAAAAAGGGATCAATCTGGATATTGCCATGAAACTTAAAGTGATTCTGGAAAAAAAAGGCCTTGCCGTAGTGATGACCCGGGAAGAAGATAAAGGGCTTTATGAAAATGGTACAAAAAATATGAAAGCACAGGATCTGCAGAATCGTATTGAACAGATCCGGAAATATGCACCGGTGCTTTCTGTGAGTATCCATCAGAACAGCTACAGTGATCCCGGAGTAAAAGGTCCGCAGGTATTTTATTATGAAACTTCGGAAAGCGGAAAAGCACTGGCACTTGCGATCCAGGAAAACATGAACCGGAAGCTTTCCATTGTACGGCCTCGGGTGGCAAAAGGAAACAGGACTTATTATCTTCTGAAGCGAAGTCCAGGTGTGATCAATATCGTAGAATGTGGATTTCTTACAAATCCGGAGGAAGCTTCCCTGCTTCAGACAGAGAAGTATCAGTGCAAGGTAGCAGAGGCTGTGGCCGATGGAATCGTTACATATCTGGAAAAACAGAAGGAAAACGAAAAAAATTGA